The following are encoded in a window of Bradyrhizobium guangdongense genomic DNA:
- a CDS encoding DUF1674 domain-containing protein, producing MNDQPPAPDRKPLPPAAQRALAEAEARRQAAAAKAGTAPKELQGPKGPEPTRYGDWERKGIASDF from the coding sequence ATGAACGACCAGCCTCCCGCTCCCGACCGCAAGCCCTTGCCGCCGGCCGCCCAGCGCGCGCTGGCCGAAGCCGAGGCCCGCCGGCAAGCTGCCGCGGCCAAAGCCGGGACGGCACCCAAGGAGTTGCAGGGGCCGAAGGGACCCGAGCCGACGCGCTACGGCGATTGGGAGCGCAAAGGCATCGCCTCGGATTTTTGA
- a CDS encoding heparinase II/III family protein: MNRFARNMLARASGGSVALSRVWPGRTDRLIIAPHDLRTADATRAAEIYAGRFVFAGKIVNCHGRSIFDLDPPSEDWEVALLGFGWLRHLRAADTALTRANARALVEDWIGNPANKRRPVARRADVLARRVISLLSQAPLVLNDTDNKFYRRYLRGLAREIRLLRYTMVNIPDGVPKLQVQIALCYTTLCLANQARHIRSASKKLSDELQRQILPDGGHISRNPGALIELLIDLLPLRQTFAARNIAPPPALLNAIDRMMPMLRFFRHGDGNFALFNGMSATPSDLLATLLAYDDTHGAPMANMPHTGFQRLDAGPTTVIIDTGPPPPPGVSHDAHAGCLSFELSSGTSRIVTNCGMPTTGRDNWRPFARGTAAHSTLTYHDTSSCQFVEMSAMKRLLHGAPVISGPHDVESYREIVQDGTLLTTSHDGYLAKFGVIHRRVLMVANDGARIDGEDTLSPPQGARLKGAGADFALRFHLHPAVKASRLSDARGVMLVLPNRDVWTFEALDDKVDLEDSVFLAGNDGPRRTAQIVIRQDARQAPSIRWSFVRSSASPAVTNARRNARREPELPL, from the coding sequence ATGAACCGCTTCGCGCGGAACATGCTCGCGCGCGCGAGCGGTGGTTCCGTGGCGCTGTCGCGGGTCTGGCCCGGGCGGACCGATCGGCTGATCATCGCGCCGCATGACTTGCGCACCGCGGATGCGACGCGCGCCGCCGAGATCTATGCCGGACGCTTCGTATTCGCCGGCAAGATCGTCAACTGCCACGGCCGCTCGATCTTCGATCTCGATCCGCCCTCCGAGGACTGGGAGGTCGCGCTGCTCGGCTTCGGCTGGCTCCGGCACCTGCGCGCCGCCGACACCGCCCTGACCCGGGCGAATGCGCGCGCATTGGTCGAGGACTGGATCGGCAACCCCGCCAACAAGCGCCGGCCGGTCGCCCGCCGCGCCGACGTGCTGGCGCGCCGCGTGATCTCGCTGCTGTCGCAGGCGCCATTGGTGCTCAACGACACCGACAACAAGTTCTACCGCCGCTACCTGCGCGGACTCGCACGCGAGATCCGCTTGCTGCGCTACACCATGGTCAACATCCCGGACGGTGTGCCGAAGCTCCAGGTGCAGATCGCGCTGTGCTACACGACGCTCTGCCTCGCCAACCAGGCCCGTCATATCCGCAGCGCGTCGAAGAAGCTCTCGGACGAATTGCAGCGGCAGATCCTCCCCGACGGCGGACACATCTCCCGCAATCCGGGTGCGCTGATCGAGCTCCTGATCGACCTGCTGCCGCTGCGACAGACCTTTGCCGCGCGCAACATCGCGCCTCCGCCGGCCTTGCTCAATGCGATCGACCGCATGATGCCGATGCTGCGCTTCTTCCGGCACGGCGACGGCAATTTCGCGCTGTTCAACGGCATGAGCGCGACGCCGTCGGACCTGCTCGCGACGTTGCTCGCCTATGACGATACCCATGGCGCGCCGATGGCGAACATGCCGCACACCGGCTTCCAGCGCCTCGATGCCGGCCCGACCACTGTGATCATCGACACGGGCCCGCCGCCGCCGCCCGGCGTCAGTCACGATGCACATGCCGGCTGCCTGTCGTTCGAATTGTCCTCCGGCACCAGCCGCATCGTCACCAATTGCGGCATGCCGACCACAGGCCGCGACAATTGGCGGCCCTTCGCGCGCGGCACCGCGGCGCATTCGACGCTGACTTATCACGACACCTCGTCCTGCCAGTTCGTCGAGATGTCGGCAATGAAGCGGCTGCTGCACGGCGCACCTGTTATCAGCGGCCCCCACGATGTCGAGAGCTATCGCGAGATCGTGCAGGACGGCACGCTGCTGACGACCTCGCATGACGGCTATCTTGCCAAGTTCGGCGTGATCCATCGCCGCGTGCTGATGGTAGCCAATGACGGCGCGCGGATCGACGGCGAGGACACGCTGTCGCCGCCCCAAGGCGCGCGCCTCAAGGGTGCCGGCGCCGATTTTGCGCTGCGCTTCCACCTGCATCCGGCGGTCAAGGCGAGCCGGCTCTCGGACGCACGCGGCGTCATGCTGGTGCTGCCGAACCGCGACGTCTGGACCTTCGAAGCCCTGGACGACAAGGTCGATCTCGAGGACAGCGTGTTCCTGGCCGGCAATGACGGCCCGCGCCGTACCGCCCAGATCGTGATCCGCCAGGACGCCCGTCAGGCGCCCTCGATCCGCTGGAGCTTTGTCCGCTCCTCCGCCTCGCCCGCGGTGACCAATGCCCGCCGCAACGCCCGGCGCGAGCCGGAACTTCCGCTGTAA
- a CDS encoding RsmB/NOP family class I SAM-dependent RNA methyltransferase, with product MPSQRFAPPSEVPGLAARRIAADIVDGVLHKHRTLDDQLDGSGAHPGLKTLADRDRALMRRLVATILRRLGTLGHVLSRLLDKGIPSDAPRAQSALLIGAAQILWMDVPDHAAVDLSVRLVQSDRRAARYAGLVNAVLRRCAREGQALVEEVATQSLDLPPWLLARWSAHYGEATARDMALALGHEPSLDLTVKSDAAQWATRLHGEVLPTGSVRTLLHGSVTMLPGFAEGQWWVQDAAAALPVRLFGDIKGKSIADLCAAPGGKTAQLALAGAHVTALDRSPARVARLRENLTRLSLQAETVVADAVEWTGPAEGFDGILIDAPCTSTGTIRRHPDVAWLRQESDVAAMTVLQQRLLRKSVSLLKPGGTLVYCTCSLEPEEGEQAIATLLAAEPALRRVPIEASEVCGLSEIITKEGDLRTLPSHLPHADPKLGGLDGFFAARLVKS from the coding sequence ATGCCATCTCAACGTTTTGCTCCTCCCTCCGAAGTGCCCGGTCTCGCGGCGCGGCGGATCGCTGCCGACATCGTCGACGGCGTTCTGCACAAGCACCGCACGCTTGACGACCAGCTCGACGGCTCCGGCGCCCATCCCGGGCTGAAGACGCTCGCCGACCGTGATCGCGCGCTGATGCGGCGGCTGGTTGCAACCATCCTGCGCCGGCTCGGCACGCTCGGCCATGTGCTGTCGCGCCTGCTCGACAAGGGCATCCCATCCGATGCGCCGCGCGCGCAGAGTGCACTGCTGATCGGCGCCGCCCAGATCCTCTGGATGGACGTGCCCGATCACGCCGCGGTCGATCTCTCGGTCCGTCTGGTGCAATCCGACCGGCGCGCCGCGCGCTATGCCGGCCTCGTCAACGCGGTGCTGCGCCGCTGTGCGCGCGAGGGCCAGGCGCTGGTCGAGGAGGTCGCGACGCAATCGCTGGACCTGCCGCCTTGGCTGCTGGCGCGCTGGAGCGCGCATTACGGCGAGGCAACCGCGCGGGACATGGCGCTCGCGCTCGGCCACGAGCCTTCACTCGATCTGACCGTGAAGTCCGACGCCGCGCAATGGGCGACCCGACTGCATGGCGAGGTGCTGCCGACCGGATCGGTGCGCACGCTGCTGCACGGCTCGGTCACGATGCTGCCCGGCTTCGCCGAAGGACAATGGTGGGTGCAGGATGCCGCCGCCGCGCTGCCGGTCCGGCTGTTCGGCGACATCAAGGGCAAATCCATCGCCGATCTCTGTGCCGCTCCCGGCGGCAAGACCGCGCAGCTGGCACTGGCAGGCGCCCATGTCACGGCGCTTGACCGCTCCCCGGCCCGGGTGGCGCGCCTGCGCGAAAATCTGACTCGGCTGTCGCTCCAGGCCGAGACCGTGGTCGCTGACGCAGTGGAATGGACGGGACCGGCAGAGGGCTTCGATGGAATCCTGATCGATGCGCCCTGCACCTCGACCGGGACGATTCGTCGGCATCCCGACGTCGCATGGCTGCGGCAGGAATCCGATGTCGCCGCAATGACGGTTCTGCAGCAGCGGCTTCTGCGCAAATCCGTGTCGCTGCTCAAGCCCGGCGGCACGCTGGTTTACTGCACATGTTCGCTGGAACCCGAAGAAGGCGAGCAGGCGATCGCTACGCTGCTGGCCGCAGAGCCCGCGCTTCGCCGCGTGCCGATCGAGGCCAGCGAGGTCTGCGGGCTCAGCGAGATCATCACCAAAGAGGGCGATCTCCGCACTTTGCCGAGCCACCTGCCGCACGCCGACCCGAAGCTCGGCGGGCTCGACGGATTTTTCGCGGCCCGGCTCGTTAAATCCTGA